One window of the Clarias gariepinus isolate MV-2021 ecotype Netherlands unplaced genomic scaffold, CGAR_prim_01v2 scaffold_31, whole genome shotgun sequence genome contains the following:
- the LOC128517016 gene encoding dentin sialophosphoprotein-like — MLFEEIRHNGDSNSSDSNSGDSNSSGNSGDSNSGDSNSSDSNSGDSNSNNSNSGDSNSGDSDSSDSDSGNSGDSNSGNSGDSNSSDSNSGDSNSSDSNSSDSSGNSSDSNSSGNSGDSNSGDSNSTDSSGNSSDSNSSDSNSSGNSGDSNSGDSNSSGNSGDSNSGDSDSGDSNSSDSDSGDSNSSDSDSSDSDSGDSNSSNSNSGDSNSGDSNSSGNSGDSNSSDSSGNSSGNSSNSSGNSSNSNNSNSGDSDSGDSNSSDSNSGDSNSSDSSGNSSNSNNSNSGDSNSGDSDSGDSNSSDSNSGDSNSSESSGNSSNSNNSNSGDSNSSDSNSGDSGDSSGNSSNSNNSNSGDSNSGDSSDSNSSNSNSGDSNSSDSNSSDSNSSDSNSGDSSDSNSSDSNSSDSNSGDSSDSNSGDSNSSDSNSGDGNSSGSSGNSSYSSDSNSSDINSGDSNSSDSNSGDSTSGDSGDSSGDSSGNSSNSNNSNSGDSNSGDSNSSDSNSNNSNSGESNSGESSDSNSGDSSDSDSSDSDSGDSNSGDSNSSNSNNSNSGDSNSSDSNSGDSNSGDSGDSSGNSSNSNNSNSGDSSDSSDSNSSDSNSSNSNSGDSSDSNSGDSNSGDSNSSDSSGNSSGNNSNSGDSDGGDSNSSDSNSSNSNSSDSNSGDSNSSDSSDSNSGDSNSSDSNSGDSNSGDSNSGNSNSSDSNSSDSNSGDSNSGDSNDSDSNDSNSGDSNGGDSNSGDSSDSNSSDSNSSDSNSGDSRDSNSGDSNSSDSNSGDSNSSGSSGNSSYSSDSNSGDSNSGDSNSSDSNGGDSNSGDSNSNNSNSSDSNSGESNSDDSSDSNSGDSSDSNSGDSDSSDSNSGDSNSSDSNSGDSDSSGNSSNSNNSNSGDSNSSNSNSGDSSDSNSGDSNSSDSNSGDSNSSDSSGNSSNSSGNSSNSNNSNSGDSDGGDSNSGESNSDDSSDSNSGDSSDSNSGDSDSGDSNSSNSNSGDSSDSNSGDSNSSDSNSGDSNSSDSNSSDSNSSDRNSGDSNSSDSNNSNSSDINDSNSNDSNSGDSNSSDSNGGDSNGGDSNSSDSNDSNSNGSNSGDSNGGDSNGSDSNSGDSSDSNSGDSNSSDSNSSDSNSGDSSGNSSNSNNSNSGDSNSGDSNSGDSGDSSGNSSNSNNSNSGDSNSGDSGDSGGNSSNSNNSNSGDSNSSDSNSSNSNSGDSSDSNSGDSNSSDSNSSDSNSGDSNSSDSNNSNSSDSNSSDSNSSDSNNSNSSDSNSGDSNSGDSNDSNSNDSNSGDSNSGDSNSSDSNSGDSNGGDSNDSNSNDSNSGDSNGGDSNGGDSNGGDSNGGDSNNSNSSDSNGGDSNGSDSNGSDSNSHCSRSSSNSNRIFTSPSDSVYSWGGGSALSGGGRIFKCERECERGRASVSLVCAMCSVFTVLLIIIFTLLTCLSRLSFCFLGIERRENPVPLAPCLCLVSLPCVLSPVSLALCLLPCVVSPVSLAPVAACEPTGSWGNEGKLMSSPLPTNNLRRLSETLKQTIHFLLPNKNTHEGRPMKDVPLAARPQEQETRPGQMKIERRD; from the exons ATGTTGTTTGAGGAGATCCGGCACAA TGGTGACAGTAACAGTAGTGACAGTAACAGTGGTGACAGTAACAGTAGTGGTAACAGTGGTGACAGTAACAGTGGTGACAGTAACAGTAGTGACAGTAACAGTggtgacagtaacagtaacaacaGTAACAGTGGTGACAGTAACAGTGGTGACAGTGACAGTAGTGACAGTGACAGTGGTAACAGTGGTGACAGTAACAGTGGTAACAGTGGTGACAGTAACAGTAGTGACAGTAACAGTGGTGACAGTAACAGTAGTGACAGTAACAGTAGTGACAGTAGTGGTAACAGTAGTGACAGTAACAGTAGTGGTAACAGTGGTGACAGTAACAGTGGTGACAGTAACAGTACTGACAGTAGTGGTAACAGTAGTGACAGTAACAGTAGTGACAGTAACAGTAGTGGTAACAGTGGTGACAGTAACAGTGGTGACAGTAACAGTAGTGGTAACAGTGGTGACAGTAACAGTGGTGACAGTGACAGTGGTGACAGTAACAGTAGTGACAGTGACAGTGGTGACAGTAACAGTAGTGACAGTGACAGTAGTGACAGTGACAGTGGTGACAGTAACAGTAGTAACAGTAACAGTGGTGACAGTAACAGTGGTGACAGTAACAGTAGTGGTAACAGTGGTGACAGTAACAGTAGTGACAGTAGTGGTAACAGTAGTGGTAACAGTAGTAACAGTAGTGGTAACAGTAGTAACAGTAACAACAGTAACAGTGGTGACAGTGACAGTGGTGACAGTAACAGTAGTGACAGTAACAGTGGTGACAGTAACAGTAGTGACAGTAGTGGTAACAGTAGTAACAGTAACAACAGTAACAGTGGTGACAGTAACAGTGGTGACAGTGACAGTGGTGACAGTAACAGTAGTGACAGTAACAGTGGTGACAGTAACAGTAGTGAAAGTAGTGGTAACAGTAGTAACAGTAACAACAGTAACAGTGGTGACAGTAACAGTAGTGACAGTAACAGTGGTGACAGTGGTGACAGTAGTGGTAACAGTAGTAACAGTAACAACAGTAACAGTGGTGACAGTAACAGTGGTGACAGTAGTGACAGTAACAGTAGTAACAGTAACAGTGGTGACAGTAACAGTAGTGACAGTAACAGTAGTGACAGTAACAGTAGTGACAGTAACAGTGGTGACAGTAGTGACAGTAACAGTAGTGACAGTAACAGTAGTGACAGTAACAGTGGTGACAGTAGTGACAGTAACAGTGGTGACAGTAACAGTAGTGACAGTAACAGTGGTGACGGTAACAGTAGTGGCAGTAGTGGTAACAGTAGTTACAGTAGTGACAGTAACAGTAGTGACATTAACAGTGGTGACAGTAACAGTAGTGACAGTAACAGTGGTGACAGTACCAGTGGTGACAGTGGTGACAGTAGTGGTGACAGTAGTGGTAACAGTAGTAACAGTAACAACAGTAACAGTGGTGACAGTAACAGTGGTGACAGTAACAGTagtgacagtaacagtaacaacaGTAACAGTGGTGAAAGTAACAGTGGTGAAAGTAGTGACAGTAACAGTGGTGACAGTAGTGACAGTGACAGTAGTGACAGTGACAGTGGTGACAGTAACAGTGGTGACAGTAACAGTAGTAACAGTAACAACAGTAACAGTGGTGACAGTAACAGTAGTGACAGTAACAGTGGTGACAGTAACAGTGGTGACAGTGGTGACAGTAGTGGTAACAGTAGTAACAGTAACAACAGTAACAGTGGTGACAGTAGTGACAGTAGTGACAGTAACAGTAGTGACAGTAACAGTAGTAACAGTAACAGTGGTGACAGTAGTGACAGTAACAGTGGTGACAGTAACAGTGGTGACAGTAACAGTAGTGACAGTAGTGGTAACAGTAGTGGTAACAACAGTAACAGTGGTGACAGTGACGGTGGTGACAGTAACAGTAGTGACAGTAACAgtagtaacagtaacagtagtGATAGTAACAGTGGTGACAGTAACAGTAGTGACAGTAGTGACAGTAACAGTGGTGACAGTAACAGTAGTGACAGTAACAGTGGTGACAGTAACAGTGGTGACAGTAACAGTGGTAACAGTAACAGTAGTGACAGTAACAGTAGTGACAGTAACAGTGGTGACAGTAACAGTGGTGACAGTAACGACAGTGACAGTAACGACAGTAACAGTGGTGACAGTAACGGTGGTGACAGTAACAGTGGTGACAGTAGTGACAGTAACAGTAGTGACAGTAACAGTAGTGACAGTAACAGTGGTGACAGTAGAGACAGTAACAGTGGTGACAGTAACAGTAGTGACAGTAACAGTGGTGACAGTAACAGTAGTGGCAGTAGTGGTAACAGTAGTTACAGTAGTGACAGTAACAGTGGTGACAGTAACAGTGGTGACAGTAACAGTAGTGACAGTAACGGTGGCGACAGTAACAGTggtgacagtaacagtaacaacaGTAACAGTAGTGACAGTAACAGTGGTGAAAGTAACAGTGATGACAGTAGTGACAGTAACAGTGGTGACAGTAGTGACAGTAACAGTGGTGACAGTGACAGTAGTGACAGTAACAGTGGTGACAGTAACAGTAGTGACAGTAACAGTGGTGACAGTGACAGTAGTGGTAACAGTAGTAACAGTAACAACAGTAACAGTGGTGACAGTAACAGTAGTAACAGTAACAGTGGTGACAGTAGTGACAGTAACAGTGGTGACAGTAACAGTAGTGATAGTAACAGTGGTGACAGTAACAGTAGTGACAGTAGTGGTAACAGTAGTAACAGTAGTGGTAACAGTAGTAACAGTAACAACAGTAACAGTGGTGACAGTGACGGTGGTGACAGTAACAGTGGTGAAAGTAACAGTGATGACAGTAGTGACAGTAACAGTGGTGACAGTAGTGACAGTAACAGTGGTGACAGTGACAGTGGTGACAGTAACAGTAGTAACAGTAACAGTGGTGACAGTAGTGACAGTAACAGTGGTGACAGTAACAGTAGTGATAGTAACAGTGGTGACAGTAACAGTAGTGACAGTAACAGTAGTGACAGTAACAGTAGTGACCGTAACAGTGGTGACAGTAACAGTAGTGACAGTAACAACAGTAACAGTAGTGACATTAACGACAGTAACAGTAACGACAGTAACAGTGGTGACAGTAACAGTAGTGACAGTAACGGTGGTGACAGTAACGGTGGTGACAGTAACAGTAGTGACAGTAACGACAGTAACAGTAACGGCAGTAACAGTGGTGACAGTAACGGTGGTGACAGTAACGGTAGTGACAGTAACAGTGGTGACAGTAGTGACAGTAACAGTGGTGACAGTAACAGTAGTGACAGTAACAGTAGTGACAGTAACAGTGGTGACAGTAGTGGTAACAGTAGTAACAGTAACAACAGTAACAGTGGTGACAGTAACAGTGGTGACAGTAACAGTGGTGACAGTGGTGACAGTAGTGGTAACAGTAGTAACAGTAACAACAGTAACAGTGGTGACAGTAACAGTGGTGACAGTGGTGACAGTGGTGGTAACAGTAGTAACAGTAACAACAGTAACAGTGGTGACAGTAACAGTAGTGACAGTAACAGTAGTAACAGTAACAGTGGTGACAGTAGTGACAGTAACAGTGGTGACAGTAACAGTAGTGACAGTAACAGTAGTGATAGTAACAGTGGTGACAGTAACAGTAGTGACAGTAACAACAGTAACAGTAGTGACAGTAACAGTAGTGACAGTAACAGTAGTGACAGTAACAACAGTAACAGTAGTGACAGTAACAGTGGTGACAGTAACAGTGGTGACAGTAACGACAGTAACAGTAACGACAGTAACAGTGGTGACAGTAACAGTGGTGACAGTAACAGTAGTGACAGTAACAGTGGTGACAGTAACGGTGGTGACAGTAACGACAGTAACAGTAACGACAGTAACAGTGGTGACAGTAACGGTGGTGACAGTAACGGTGGTGACAGTAACGGTGGTGACAGTAACGGTGGTGACAGTAACAACAGTAACAGTAGTGACAGTAACGGTGGTGACAGTAACGGTAGTGACAGTAACGGTAGTGACAGTAACAGTCACTGTAGCCGCAGtagtagtaacagtaacagG ATCTTCACTTCTCCTTCTGACTCGGTGTACAGCTGGGGCGGGGGATCGGCGCTTTCCGGTGGAGGAAGAATCTTTAAATGTGAGCGTGAGTGTGAGCGTGGAAGAGCGTCTGTCTCTCTTGTGTGTGCGATGTGCAGCGTCTTCACCgttctcctcatcatcatcttcactcTTCTGACGTGTTTGAGTCGTTTGAGTTTCTGCTTTCTAGGCATCGAGAGGAGAGAAAA